One genomic window of Mus musculus strain C57BL/6J chromosome 4, GRCm38.p6 C57BL/6J includes the following:
- the Marcksl1 gene encoding MARCKS-related protein — translation MGSQSSKAPRGDVTAEEAAGASPAKANGQENGHVRSNGDLTPKGEGESPPVNGTDEAAGATGDAIEPAPPSQEAEAKGEVAPKETPKKKKKFSFKKPFKLSGLSFKRNRKEGGGDSSASSPTEEEQEQGEMSACSDEGTAQEGKAAATPESQEPQAKGAEASAASKEGDTEEEAGPQAAEPSTPSGPESGPTPASAEQNE, via the exons ATGGGCAGCCAGAGCTCTAAGGCTCCCCGGGGCGACGTGACCGCCGAGGAGGCAGCGGGCGCTTCCCCCGCGAAGGCCAACGGACAG GAGAATGGCCACGTGAGAAGCAATGGAGACTTAACCCCCAAGGGTGAAGGGGAGTCACCACCCGTGAACGGAACAGATGAGGCAGCTGGGGCTACTGGTGATGCCATCGAGCCAGCGCCCCCTAGCCAGGAAGCTGAGGCCAAGGGGGAGGTCGCCCCCAAGGAGAcccccaagaagaagaagaaattctcTTTCAAGAAGCCTTTCAAATTGAGTGGCCTGTCCTTCAAGAGAAATCGGAAGGAGGGTGGGGGTGATTCCTCAGCCTCCTCGCCAacagaggaagagcaggagcaggGCGAGATGAGCGCCTGCAGCGACGAGGGCACTGCCCAAGAAGGGAAGGCCGCTGCCACCCCTGAGAGCCAAGAGCCCCAGGCCAAGGGGGCAGAGGCTAGTGCTGCCTCCAAGGAAGGagacacagaagaggaggcagggccCCAGGCTGCAGAGCCATCCACTCCCTCGGGCCCAGAGAGTGGCCCCACACCTGCCAGTGCTGAGCAGAATGAGTAG